In Flavobacterium sp. CBA20B-1, one DNA window encodes the following:
- the rplF gene encoding 50S ribosomal protein L6, protein MSRIGKNPISIPAGVNVEVKDAVVVVKGKLGELSQTFEKVDVKVEDGQVIVERSSDIKDERAKHGLYRSLINNMVVGVSEGFTKELELVGVGYRASNQGQKLDLALGFSHNIVLEIVPEVKVETVSEKGKNPIVKLTSADKQLVGQVAAKIRSFRKPEPYKGKGIKFVGEELRRKAGKSA, encoded by the coding sequence ATGTCAAGAATAGGTAAAAATCCAATCTCAATTCCTGCTGGCGTAAATGTTGAAGTTAAAGACGCAGTAGTTGTAGTAAAAGGAAAATTAGGAGAGCTTTCACAAACTTTTGAAAAAGTAGATGTGAAAGTAGAAGACGGACAAGTAATCGTTGAGCGTTCATCAGATATTAAAGATGAAAGAGCAAAACACGGTTTATACAGAAGTTTAATCAACAATATGGTTGTTGGTGTATCTGAAGGTTTTACTAAAGAATTAGAATTAGTAGGTGTTGGTTACCGTGCATCTAATCAAGGACAAAAACTTGATTTAGCTTTAGGTTTCTCTCACAATATCGTTCTGGAAATTGTTCCTGAAGTAAAAGTGGAAACAGTTTCTGAAAAAGGTAAAAACCCGATTGTAAAATTAACATCTGCAGACAAACAACTTGTTGGTCAGGTAGCAGCAAAGATTCGTTCTTTCCGCAAGCCAGAACCATACAAAGGAAAAGGAATCAAGTTTGTTGGTGAAGAGTTAAGAAGAAAAGCAGGTAAATCAGCTTAA
- the rplE gene encoding 50S ribosomal protein L5, translating to MTYIPRLKQEYKDRVISALKEEFGYKNVMQVPKLEKIVVSRGVGAAVSDKKLVDHAVEELTKITGQRAISTISKKDVASFKLRKGMPIGAKVTLRGERMYEFLDRLVTSALPRVRDFAGVKSNGFDGRGNYNLGVVEQIIFPEIDIDKVNKIAGFDITFVTSAKTDAEAKSLLAELGVPFKKN from the coding sequence ATGACTTATATACCAAGACTTAAACAAGAATATAAAGACAGAGTGATCTCTGCTTTAAAAGAAGAATTCGGTTACAAGAATGTAATGCAAGTTCCTAAACTTGAGAAAATTGTTGTAAGCCGTGGAGTAGGTGCTGCTGTTTCCGATAAAAAATTAGTGGACCACGCTGTGGAAGAACTAACAAAAATTACCGGACAAAGAGCAATATCTACCATTTCTAAAAAAGACGTTGCTTCTTTTAAATTAAGAAAAGGAATGCCAATTGGTGCAAAAGTTACTTTACGTGGTGAAAGAATGTATGAATTCTTAGACCGTTTAGTAACATCTGCATTACCACGTGTTCGCGATTTCGCTGGTGTTAAATCAAACGGATTTGATGGTAGAGGAAATTACAACCTTGGAGTAGTTGAGCAAATCATTTTCCCAGAAATCGATATTGATAAAGTAAACAAAATCGCAGGTTTTGATATTACCTTTGTAACTTCTGCAAAAACAGATGCCGAAGCAAAATCATTACTTGCAGAATTAGGAGTACCTTTTAAAAAGAACTAG
- the rplO gene encoding 50S ribosomal protein L15: MNLSNLQPANGSVHNQNKRVGRGEGSGKGGTAARGHKGAKSRSGYSKKIGFEGGQMPLQRRVPKFGFKNINRVEYVGINLDTLQTLVDNGTITDAIDFNALVENRIVSKNSLVKILGRGELKAKLKVTAHKFTATAKAAIEAAGGEVVSL; encoded by the coding sequence ATGAATTTAAGTAATTTACAACCGGCAAACGGTTCTGTACATAATCAAAACAAAAGAGTAGGTCGTGGAGAAGGTTCTGGAAAAGGCGGAACAGCTGCACGTGGACACAAAGGGGCTAAATCTCGTTCAGGTTATTCTAAGAAAATTGGTTTTGAAGGTGGACAGATGCCTTTGCAGAGACGTGTTCCTAAATTTGGTTTTAAAAATATCAATAGAGTAGAGTATGTAGGTATCAACTTAGACACCTTACAAACTTTAGTTGACAACGGAACAATTACTGATGCAATTGATTTCAATGCATTAGTTGAAAATAGAATAGTTTCAAAAAATAGCTTAGTTAAGATTTTGGGTAGAGGAGAGCTTAAAGCAAAATTAAAAGTAACTGCTCACAAATTTACAGCAACAGCAAAAGCAGCTATCGAAGCAGCTGGAGGTGAAGTTGTATCTTTATAA
- the infA gene encoding translation initiation factor IF-1, producing MAKQSAIEQDGSIIEALSNAMFRVELENGHIVIAHISGKMRMHYIKLLPGDKVKLEMSPYDLSKARITYRY from the coding sequence ATGGCAAAACAATCAGCAATAGAACAAGACGGATCTATCATTGAAGCATTATCAAATGCAATGTTCCGTGTAGAATTAGAGAACGGACACATTGTAATTGCTCATATTTCTGGAAAAATGCGTATGCATTACATCAAATTATTACCTGGTGATAAAGTGAAGTTAGAAATGAGCCCTTACGATTTGTCTAAAGCAAGAATTACTTATAGATATTAA
- the rpsQ gene encoding 30S ribosomal protein S17 → MEKRNLRKERIGVVTSNKMTKSIVVSETSKVKHPLYGKFVLKTKKYVAHDELNDCNIGDTVRIMETRPLSKNKCWRLVEIIERAK, encoded by the coding sequence ATGGAAAAAAGAAATTTAAGAAAAGAAAGAATCGGTGTAGTTACTAGCAACAAAATGACTAAGTCTATCGTTGTGTCTGAAACAAGTAAAGTAAAACACCCATTATACGGAAAGTTCGTGTTAAAAACAAAGAAATATGTTGCACACGACGAATTAAACGACTGTAACATTGGTGACACAGTTAGAATAATGGAAACACGTCCATTATCTAAAAACAAATGTTGGAGATTAGTTGAAATCATTGAAAGAGCGAAATAA
- the rpmC gene encoding 50S ribosomal protein L29: protein MKKQEINNLSVAELQAKLGELTKQYAELKNAHAISPIANPLQLRTVRRAIARVNTEISKKALQ from the coding sequence ATGAAAAAACAAGAAATAAATAATCTATCTGTAGCTGAGTTACAAGCTAAACTTGGTGAATTAACAAAACAATATGCTGAGTTGAAAAACGCTCACGCTATTTCGCCTATTGCTAACCCTTTGCAATTAAGAACAGTAAGAAGAGCTATCGCAAGAGTGAACACTGAGATTAGCAAAAAAGCCTTACAATAA
- the rplR gene encoding 50S ribosomal protein L18 — MSLNKSERRQRIQYRVRKTVSGTAARPRLSVYRSNKEIYAQIIDDVNGVTLAAASSREAGVAKGTKIETAASVGKLIAEKALKAGVETISFDRGGNLYHGRVKSLAEGAREAGLKF; from the coding sequence ATGTCATTAAACAAATCTGAAAGAAGACAAAGAATTCAATACAGAGTAAGAAAAACAGTTAGCGGTACAGCTGCTAGACCACGTTTGTCTGTATATAGAAGTAATAAAGAAATCTATGCACAAATCATAGATGATGTAAACGGTGTAACTTTAGCAGCGGCTTCTTCTCGTGAAGCAGGTGTTGCAAAAGGAACTAAAATCGAAACTGCTGCATCAGTTGGTAAACTAATTGCAGAGAAGGCTTTAAAAGCAGGTGTAGAAACAATCTCTTTTGATAGAGGTGGAAATTTATACCACGGTCGTGTGAAATCATTAGCTGAAGGCGCAAGAGAAGCTGGATTAAAATTCTAA
- the rpsS gene encoding 30S ribosomal protein S19, with translation MARSLKKGPYVHFKLEKKVVENAENGNKAVVKTWSRASMITPDFVGQTIAVHNGRQFVPVYVTENMVGHKLGEFSPTRSFRGHAGAKNKGKK, from the coding sequence ATGGCACGTTCATTAAAAAAAGGACCTTATGTTCACTTTAAACTTGAGAAAAAAGTTGTAGAGAACGCAGAAAACGGTAACAAAGCAGTTGTTAAAACATGGTCAAGAGCATCAATGATTACTCCAGATTTTGTTGGGCAAACAATCGCAGTACACAACGGTCGTCAATTTGTACCTGTTTACGTAACAGAAAACATGGTAGGACATAAATTAGGAGAATTTTCACCAACACGTTCATTCCGTGGACACGCTGGTGCAAAAAATAAAGGTAAAAAATAA
- the secY gene encoding preprotein translocase subunit SecY yields the protein MKKFFETLANIWNIEELKNKILITLGMLLVYRFGAQVTLPGIDATKLHALSDQTDQGIGWLINVFTGGAFSQASIFALGIMPYISASIVVQLMGIAVPYLQKLQNDGESGRKKMNQITRWLTIGITLVQGPGYIYNLYKQLPPDAFLLGFDSFSFLFSSVLILTTGTVFAMWLGEKITDKGIGNGISLLIMVGIIAKLPMAFLQETQSRMVAGNGGAMMIVFEVIIWLVIIIACILLTMAVRKIPVQYARRSVAGEYDAASVSGNRQWIPLKLNASGVMPIIFAQAIMFIPPVIAGLSSSDGAQTVATMFNNIFGLEYNLVFALLIIIFSYFYTAITVPTNKMADDLKRSGGFIPGIKPGQETADFLDRVMSLITFPGSLFLAVIAVLPAVAVSLLGVQQGWAMFYGGTSLLILVSVAIDTIQQINAYLLNKQYDGLMKSGKNRKAIA from the coding sequence ATGAAGAAGTTTTTTGAAACGTTAGCCAATATTTGGAATATTGAAGAACTTAAGAATAAAATCTTAATAACTTTAGGTATGTTGCTTGTGTATCGTTTTGGTGCACAAGTAACCTTACCAGGTATTGACGCTACAAAATTACATGCTTTATCAGATCAAACTGATCAAGGGATAGGGTGGCTAATAAATGTGTTTACAGGAGGTGCGTTTTCGCAAGCTTCTATTTTTGCATTGGGTATCATGCCGTATATCTCTGCATCAATTGTAGTTCAGTTAATGGGTATAGCTGTACCTTATTTGCAGAAACTTCAAAACGATGGTGAAAGTGGTAGAAAGAAAATGAACCAAATTACAAGATGGTTAACCATAGGTATCACCTTAGTACAAGGACCAGGTTATATCTATAATTTGTACAAACAATTACCGCCTGATGCATTTTTATTAGGCTTTGATTCTTTTTCTTTCTTGTTCTCTTCAGTATTAATCTTAACAACAGGAACAGTTTTCGCAATGTGGTTAGGAGAAAAGATTACTGATAAAGGAATTGGAAATGGTATTTCACTATTAATTATGGTTGGTATCATCGCAAAATTGCCAATGGCTTTCTTACAAGAAACACAATCTCGTATGGTAGCAGGTAATGGAGGTGCTATGATGATCGTATTTGAAGTGATTATTTGGTTAGTCATTATCATTGCTTGTATTCTTTTAACAATGGCCGTTCGTAAAATACCAGTTCAATACGCTCGTAGAAGCGTTGCCGGTGAATACGACGCAGCATCTGTATCTGGAAACCGTCAATGGATTCCATTAAAGCTTAATGCATCAGGTGTAATGCCTATTATCTTTGCACAAGCAATTATGTTTATACCACCAGTAATTGCTGGATTATCCTCTTCAGACGGTGCACAAACCGTAGCAACAATGTTCAATAACATTTTTGGTTTAGAGTATAATTTAGTTTTTGCTTTGTTAATCATAATTTTTTCGTACTTTTACACCGCGATTACGGTACCTACCAATAAAATGGCAGACGATTTAAAACGTAGTGGAGGTTTTATCCCTGGAATTAAACCTGGACAAGAAACTGCAGATTTCTTAGATCGTGTCATGTCATTAATCACATTCCCAGGTTCGTTGTTCCTAGCAGTTATTGCAGTTTTACCTGCAGTTGCTGTATCATTATTAGGCGTGCAACAAGGTTGGGCAATGTTTTATGGAGGAACCTCTTTATTAATCTTAGTGAGTGTTGCAATTGACACAATACAGCAAATTAATGCGTATTTGTTAAACAAACAATACGACGGACTAATGAAGAGCGGAAAAAATAGAAAAGCAATCGCTTAA
- the rplV gene encoding 50S ribosomal protein L22, whose protein sequence is MGVRKRERAEQIKEANKQIAFAKLNNCPTSPRKMRLVADLVRGQKVENALNILKFNTKEASGRLEKLLLSAIANWQAKNADANIEEAELFVQEIRVDGGAMLKRLRPAPQGRAHRIRKRSNHVTIVLGSNNNTQSN, encoded by the coding sequence ATGGGAGTTCGTAAAAGAGAAAGAGCCGAGCAAATAAAAGAAGCTAACAAACAAATTGCTTTTGCTAAGCTAAACAATTGCCCAACTTCACCTCGCAAAATGCGCTTAGTTGCAGATTTAGTAAGAGGACAGAAAGTTGAGAATGCTCTTAACATATTAAAATTTAATACAAAAGAAGCTTCAGGCAGATTAGAAAAATTATTGTTATCAGCAATCGCTAACTGGCAGGCAAAAAACGCTGATGCAAATATCGAAGAAGCAGAATTATTTGTACAGGAAATCCGTGTTGACGGTGGCGCAATGTTAAAAAGATTACGTCCTGCACCACAAGGTCGCGCACACAGAATTAGAAAACGTTCTAATCACGTTACAATCGTATTAGGATCAAACAATAACACACAAAGCAATTAA
- the rpsN gene encoding 30S ribosomal protein S14, whose translation MAKESMKAREAKREALVAKYAAKRKALKEAGDYEALQKLPANASPVRLHNRCKLTGRPRGYMRQFGISRVTFREMANQGLIPGVKKASW comes from the coding sequence ATGGCTAAAGAATCAATGAAAGCCCGTGAGGCGAAAAGAGAAGCATTGGTAGCTAAGTATGCTGCAAAACGCAAAGCTTTAAAAGAAGCTGGAGACTATGAAGCATTACAAAAATTACCTGCAAACGCTTCTCCTGTACGTTTACACAACCGTTGTAAATTAACAGGACGCCCAAGAGGTTATATGCGCCAATTTGGTATTTCACGTGTAACATTCCGTGAAATGGCAAATCAAGGTTTAATACCAGGCGTTAAAAAAGCAAGTTGGTAA
- the ykgO gene encoding type B 50S ribosomal protein L36 codes for MKVRASVKKRSAECIIVRRKGRLYVINKKNPRFKQRQG; via the coding sequence ATGAAAGTAAGAGCATCAGTAAAGAAAAGAAGTGCAGAATGCATTATTGTACGTAGAAAAGGAAGATTATACGTTATTAATAAAAAGAATCCTAGATTTAAACAAAGACAAGGATAA
- the rpsE gene encoding 30S ribosomal protein S5 has translation MYQNYKNVEYVKPAGLELKDRLVAVNRVTKVTKGGRAFGFSAVVVVGDENGVVGHGLGKSKDVSEAIAKAVEDAKKNLVRIPLYGTTIPHEQKGKFGGARVFLIPASVGTGVIAGGNVRAVLESVGIHNVLSKSQGSSNPHNVVKATFDALLNMRSAATVAKQRGISLEKVFKS, from the coding sequence ATGTATCAAAATTATAAAAACGTAGAATATGTTAAACCAGCGGGTCTTGAATTAAAAGATCGTTTGGTTGCAGTTAATCGTGTTACCAAAGTAACTAAAGGAGGTAGAGCTTTCGGCTTTTCTGCTGTAGTTGTAGTTGGTGACGAAAATGGTGTAGTTGGTCATGGTTTAGGAAAATCGAAAGATGTATCTGAAGCTATTGCCAAAGCAGTTGAAGATGCTAAGAAAAACTTAGTTCGTATCCCATTATATGGAACAACTATTCCGCATGAACAAAAAGGTAAATTTGGCGGTGCTCGTGTATTCTTAATACCAGCATCGGTAGGTACCGGAGTTATTGCAGGAGGTAACGTACGTGCAGTATTAGAGTCTGTAGGTATTCACAATGTATTATCAAAATCTCAAGGATCTTCTAACCCTCATAACGTTGTTAAAGCAACATTCGATGCTTTATTAAACATGAGAAGTGCTGCTACAGTTGCAAAACAAAGAGGAATTTCTTTAGAGAAAGTATTTAAATCTTAA
- the rpsH gene encoding 30S ribosomal protein S8 produces MYTDPIADFLTRIRNASRANHKVVEIPASNFKKEITKILFDQGYILSYKFDDSSVQGTIKIALKYDKDTKESVIKDIQRISKPGLRKYASSADLPRILNGLGIAIVSTSKGLMTGKKAKTLNVGGEVVCYVY; encoded by the coding sequence ATGTATACAGATCCTATCGCAGATTTTTTAACAAGAATTAGAAATGCATCTCGTGCAAACCACAAAGTGGTTGAGATTCCAGCATCTAACTTTAAAAAAGAAATCACAAAAATTTTATTCGACCAAGGGTATATTTTAAGCTACAAATTCGATGATTCTTCTGTTCAAGGAACAATCAAGATTGCTTTAAAATATGATAAAGACACCAAAGAGTCTGTTATCAAAGATATCCAAAGAATTAGTAAACCAGGTTTACGTAAATATGCATCATCTGCAGATTTGCCACGTATCTTAAACGGTTTAGGTATTGCAATTGTGTCAACATCTAAAGGTTTAATGACAGGTAAAAAGGCAAAAACCTTAAACGTGGGTGGTGAAGTAGTTTGTTACGTATACTAA
- the rpsK gene encoding 30S ribosomal protein S11, which translates to MAKANTKKRKVIVESTGEAHISATFNNIIISLTNKKGEVISWSSAGKMGFRGSKKNTPYAAQMAAEDCGKVALEAGLKKVKVYVKGPGNGRESAIRSIHNSGIEVTEIIDITPIPHNGCRPPKRRRV; encoded by the coding sequence ATGGCTAAAGCAAATACAAAAAAACGTAAAGTTATAGTTGAATCTACTGGAGAGGCTCACATCAGCGCAACTTTTAATAACATCATCATTTCATTAACAAACAAAAAAGGTGAAGTTATTTCTTGGTCATCAGCTGGTAAAATGGGATTCCGTGGTTCTAAAAAGAACACACCTTATGCAGCACAAATGGCAGCAGAAGATTGTGGTAAAGTAGCGTTAGAAGCTGGACTTAAAAAAGTGAAAGTTTACGTTAAAGGACCAGGAAATGGTAGAGAGTCTGCAATTCGTTCTATCCACAACAGTGGAATCGAAGTAACAGAAATCATTGATATTACGCCAATTCCTCACAACGGATGTCGTCCTCCAAAAAGAAGAAGAGTTTAA
- the rpsD gene encoding 30S ribosomal protein S4: MARYTGPQTKIARKFGEAIFGDDRAFEKRNYPPGQHGLAKKRGKKSEYAIQLMEKQKAKYIYGVLEKQFRNMFKKASASKGVTGEVLIQLCESRLDNVVYRMGIAPSRRAARQIVSHRHVTVNGELVNIPSYQLKAGDKVAVREKSKSLDAIERSLSNSSAVYEWITWNNDTKEGTFVSVPARLQVPENIKEQLIVELYNK, from the coding sequence ATGGCAAGATATACTGGTCCACAAACAAAAATCGCTCGTAAATTCGGAGAAGCTATCTTCGGAGATGACAGAGCATTCGAAAAAAGAAATTACCCTCCAGGGCAACATGGTTTAGCAAAGAAAAGAGGTAAAAAATCTGAGTATGCTATCCAATTAATGGAGAAACAAAAAGCTAAATACATCTATGGTGTTTTAGAAAAACAATTCCGTAACATGTTCAAAAAAGCTTCTGCATCAAAAGGTGTAACAGGTGAAGTTTTAATTCAGTTATGTGAATCTCGTTTAGACAATGTTGTGTACAGAATGGGTATTGCCCCTTCACGTCGTGCAGCTCGTCAAATTGTTTCTCACAGACACGTTACCGTTAACGGAGAATTGGTAAACATTCCTTCATATCAATTAAAAGCTGGTGATAAAGTAGCCGTTCGTGAAAAGTCAAAATCTTTAGATGCAATCGAACGTTCATTATCTAATTCTAGCGCTGTTTACGAATGGATTACTTGGAACAATGATACAAAAGAAGGTACATTCGTTAGTGTTCCTGCTAGACTTCAAGTTCCAGAAAACATCAAAGAACAGTTAATCGTAGAGTTGTACAACAAATAA
- the rpsC gene encoding 30S ribosomal protein S3, giving the protein MGQKTNPIGNRLGIIRGWDSNWYGGNDYGDKLAEDAKIRKYIHARLAKASVSKIIIERTLKLVTVTITTARPGIIIGKGGQEVDKLKEELKKITNKEIQINIFEIKRPELDAYLAATSIARQIESRISYRRAIKMAIAAAMRMNAEGMKVQISGRLNGAEMARSENFKDGRIPLSTFRADIDYALAEAHTTYGRMGIKVWIMKGEVYGKRDLSPLAGLDKQKSSKPSGSGKPNGRPNQRNKRK; this is encoded by the coding sequence ATGGGACAAAAGACTAATCCAATCGGAAATCGCCTTGGGATCATCAGAGGATGGGACTCTAACTGGTACGGTGGAAATGACTATGGAGATAAACTTGCTGAAGATGCAAAAATCAGAAAGTACATCCATGCTCGTTTAGCAAAAGCTAGTGTATCTAAAATCATTATCGAGAGAACTTTAAAACTTGTAACCGTTACTATTACTACTGCACGTCCGGGAATCATCATCGGAAAAGGCGGTCAGGAAGTAGACAAGTTGAAAGAAGAACTTAAGAAAATTACTAACAAAGAGATACAGATCAATATCTTTGAAATTAAAAGACCCGAGCTAGATGCTTATTTGGCTGCAACAAGCATCGCACGTCAAATCGAAAGCCGTATTTCTTACCGTAGAGCTATTAAAATGGCAATCGCTGCGGCAATGAGAATGAACGCTGAAGGTATGAAAGTGCAAATTTCAGGTCGTTTGAACGGTGCAGAGATGGCACGTTCAGAAAACTTTAAAGATGGTCGTATTCCTCTATCTACTTTCCGCGCTGATATTGACTATGCTTTAGCTGAAGCTCACACTACTTACGGTAGAATGGGAATCAAAGTATGGATCATGAAAGGTGAAGTTTATGGTAAAAGAGATCTTTCTCCGTTAGCTGGTTTGGACAAACAAAAATCGTCTAAACCATCAGGATCTGGAAAACCAAATGGAAGACCAAACCAACGCAACAAAAGAAAGTAA
- the rpmD gene encoding 50S ribosomal protein L30, translating into MSKIKVKQVRSKINCPENQKRTLAALGLRKLGQVVEHDNTPAIVGMVKKVQHLVSVEEIN; encoded by the coding sequence ATGTCAAAAATTAAAGTAAAACAAGTTAGAAGCAAAATCAATTGTCCTGAAAATCAAAAAAGAACGTTAGCAGCTTTAGGTCTTCGCAAATTAGGACAAGTTGTTGAGCATGATAATACACCAGCTATCGTAGGAATGGTAAAAAAAGTTCAACATTTAGTTTCTGTAGAAGAAATTAACTAA
- the rplN gene encoding 50S ribosomal protein L14, protein MVQQESRLKVADNTGAKEVLTIRVLGGTKRRYASVGDKIVVAIKDATPNGNVKKGAVSTAVVVRTKKEVRRADGSYIRFDDNACVLLNAAGEMRGTRVFGPVARELREKQFMKIVSLAPEVL, encoded by the coding sequence ATGGTACAACAGGAATCTAGATTAAAAGTAGCAGATAACACAGGAGCAAAAGAAGTTTTGACTATCCGTGTTTTAGGAGGAACGAAGCGTCGTTATGCCTCTGTTGGAGACAAAATTGTAGTAGCGATTAAAGATGCAACTCCAAACGGAAACGTTAAAAAAGGAGCAGTATCTACAGCTGTTGTAGTACGCACCAAAAAAGAAGTGAGAAGAGCTGATGGATCTTACATCCGTTTCGACGATAACGCATGTGTATTGTTGAACGCTGCAGGTGAAATGAGAGGTACACGCGTTTTTGGTCCGGTAGCAAGAGAACTTCGTGAAAAACAATTCATGAAAATTGTATCATTGGCACCTGAAGTGCTTTAA
- the rplX gene encoding 50S ribosomal protein L24 — protein sequence MTKLKIKTGDNVRVIAGDHKGSEGKVLRVLREKNKAIVEGVNMVSKHVKPSATNPQGGIVKKEAAIHISNIALVDPKTNGVTKVAYKVEGDKKVRVSKKSNQAL from the coding sequence ATGACAAAGCTAAAAATAAAAACAGGAGATAACGTTCGCGTTATTGCTGGAGATCACAAAGGATCTGAAGGAAAAGTTTTACGCGTACTGCGCGAAAAAAACAAAGCAATCGTTGAAGGAGTGAACATGGTTTCTAAACACGTGAAACCAAGTGCAACAAACCCTCAAGGTGGTATTGTAAAAAAAGAAGCAGCAATTCATATTTCAAACATCGCTTTGGTTGATCCAAAAACAAACGGAGTTACGAAAGTGGCTTACAAAGTAGAAGGAGATAAGAAAGTGCGCGTTTCTAAAAAATCTAATCAAGCATTATAG
- the rplP gene encoding 50S ribosomal protein L16, whose product MLQPKRTKYRKVQKGKMKGVSQRGSELSNGMFGIKSLDYSFITSRQIEAARIAATRFMKREGQLWIKIFPDKPITKKPLEVRMGKGKGAVEYWAAVVKPGRIMFEVGGVPLAVAKEALRLAAQKLPVKTKFIIARDFEA is encoded by the coding sequence ATGTTACAGCCTAAAAGAACGAAGTACCGTAAGGTACAGAAAGGTAAAATGAAAGGGGTTTCTCAAAGAGGAAGCGAACTTTCTAACGGAATGTTCGGGATTAAATCTTTAGATTACTCATTCATTACTTCTCGTCAAATCGAAGCTGCACGTATCGCTGCAACTCGTTTTATGAAACGTGAAGGTCAATTATGGATTAAAATCTTCCCAGATAAACCTATCACTAAAAAACCTCTAGAGGTACGTATGGGTAAAGGTAAAGGTGCAGTTGAATATTGGGCTGCAGTTGTTAAGCCAGGAAGAATCATGTTTGAAGTAGGTGGTGTGCCTTTAGCAGTTGCAAAAGAAGCATTACGATTAGCCGCTCAAAAACTTCCAGTAAAAACCAAGTTTATCATCGCTAGAGATTTCGAAGCTTAA
- the rpsM gene encoding 30S ribosomal protein S13, with the protein MARIAGVDIPKNKRGIIALTYIFGVGLSRAKEVLATANVNEDKKVSEWNDEEIGAIREAMSYYKIEGELRSEVSLNIKRLMDIGCQRGIRHRAGLPLRGQRTKNNSRTRKGKRKTVANKKKATK; encoded by the coding sequence ATGGCAAGAATAGCAGGGGTAGATATACCTAAAAATAAAAGAGGAATTATTGCTTTAACTTACATATTTGGTGTAGGTTTAAGTAGAGCAAAAGAGGTGTTGGCAACAGCTAACGTAAACGAAGACAAAAAAGTGTCTGAATGGAACGATGAAGAAATCGGTGCTATTCGTGAGGCAATGTCTTATTACAAAATTGAAGGTGAATTGCGTTCAGAAGTATCTTTAAACATTAAACGTTTAATGGATATTGGATGTCAACGTGGTATCCGTCATAGAGCTGGTCTTCCATTAAGAGGACAAAGAACCAAAAACAACTCTAGAACAAGAAAAGGTAAAAGAAAAACTGTTGCTAACAAGAAAAAAGCAACTAAATAA